The Nocardioides marmorisolisilvae genomic interval CCGGCTCTGGGCGCTGGCCACGATGGCGACGCTGCTCGGCCTGGCACGAGTCCCGTCGGACTGGGTCCCAACGGAGTGGCTCTACTACCGCACGCCGTACGCCGGCCTGGACACCAACCTGCTCCAGGCGGCGAGCATCCGGATGGTGCTGCTGATCGTCGGCACGGCCGGCGCGCTGGCGTTCCTGGCACTCGCGCCACGCCGCCACTCCTGGCTCACCGGGCTGGGCACGGCGACGATCGTGGTGTACCTGTTCCACGGCTTCGCGGTCCTGCCGGTCAGGTTCTCCGGGTTCCCGGCCTGGTCGGTGGGACACCCGGTCCTCGGGCTCGCCGTGACCACCGCGGGCGCTGTCGTGGTGGCCACCCTTCTGGCCTGGCCGCCGGTGTCACGACGGCTGCACGTGCTGGTGGACCCGATCGGGTCGCTGCAGCGTCTGCGCAGCGCGACCAGTCGTCAGGCAGGGCCGGCGGGGCGGACCGAGGTCCGGCCCGTCCCCGCGATCCGCTGCGACCCGCCACTGAGGCTCCCGGCCGGCGCCGGCTGGTGACCCGGTCCTGAACGGCTCAGACCTGAACGGCTCAGCTCAACGGATCAGCTGAAGGGGGGCCGGTGGTCGAGCCGGACCGAGCGGCGCCCCGCCCAGCGCCACACCCGCGCGGCGCGGTCCCGGTCCTCGTCGGTGACCAGGTTGCCCATCCATCGCAGCGCCAGCGTCATCAGCCAGTCGCTGCGCATGCCAGCCGGGCCGAGCGCGGCCACGATGCGCGGGTTCGTCGCCACCAGGCCCAGCCTGCGCGCGATCGAGAACGCCTCGCCGTAGTGGTCGCGCAGCAGCTGCGGCCACACCGTGGCGAGGTCCTCGTCGAGCACCTCCGCGAGCAGCCGGCCCGTCTCGAGACCGTAGTCGATCCCCTCGCCGTTCAACGGGTTGACGCAGGCTGCCGCGTCCCCGACCAGAGCCCAGTTGGGTCCGGCCACGTTGCTCACCGCACCTCCCATCGGCAGCATCGCGCTGGTCGGGAGGCGCAGCTCGCCGTCGAGCTGGAAGTCCTCGCGCCGCTGGTCGGCGTAGTGCTGCATCAGCGGACGCAGCGCCAGCTTCGCCGGGCGTCGAGCAGTCGCCAGGGTGCCCACGCCGAGGTTCACCCGGCCGTCGCCGAGCGGGAAGATCCAGCCGTAGCCGGAGAGCACCTTGCCGTCCTCGCCGCGCAGCTCCAGGTGTGAGCTGATCCAGGGATCGTCGTGCATCGCGGAGTCGACGTAGCTGCGGGCGGCGACGCCGTACACGGTGTCGCGGTGCCAAGCACGTCCCAGCCGCTTGCCCAGCGGCGACCGGACGCCGTCGGCGACCACCAGACGTTGGCAGCCGATCTCGACCTGCTCGCCTCCGGTGTCCACGACGACGCCGGCGACCCGATCACCCTCCATCCGGACATCGACGGCGCGGGCACCGTCGACACCGGTCGCGCCCGCCTTCAGCGCGGTGCTGCGCAGGTGGTCGTCGAGCTCGGTCCGGGCGACCGCAGAGCCGTACGCCGGCAGTCCGGCGCCCTGGCCCGGCCACGGCAGCAGCAGGGTCTGCCCGAAGCCGTGCGCGCGGAGTCCGTGGTTGACGGTGTGCGAACGCACCCAGTCGTCGAGGCCGAGACGCTGCAGCTCCCCGATCGCCCGAGGAGTCAGTCCGTCACCGCAGGTCTTGTCGCGCGGGAAGACCGCGGCGTCGACCAGGGTGACCTCGCGCCCGGCGCGCGCCGCCCAGGTCGCGGCAGCGGAGCCGGCCGGTCCGGCACCGACGACCAGGACGTCGGTGCGGGCGGCGGCGGGCATGGTCGTCACCGCCCCATCCTCTCAGGAGCTGCTCATCGCCCAGCATGGGTGCAGATGCAGGCCCGGTTGTCCTGCGGGTCCGCGAGCACGGTGAAGCTCGGTGCGTGGGAGTCGTCGACGACGGTGCCGCCGGCCTCGAGAGCAGCAGCGATCCGGGCATCGGCCTCGTCGGGGGCAACCCACACGTCGAAGTGCCAGCGCTGCCGCGGGGTGTCGTGGGCGTCGGTGTCTTGGAACCACACCGTGGACACGAAGC includes:
- a CDS encoding geranylgeranyl reductase family protein, whose amino-acid sequence is MPAAARTDVLVVGAGPAGSAAATWAARAGREVTLVDAAVFPRDKTCGDGLTPRAIGELQRLGLDDWVRSHTVNHGLRAHGFGQTLLLPWPGQGAGLPAYGSAVARTELDDHLRSTALKAGATGVDGARAVDVRMEGDRVAGVVVDTGGEQVEIGCQRLVVADGVRSPLGKRLGRAWHRDTVYGVAARSYVDSAMHDDPWISSHLELRGEDGKVLSGYGWIFPLGDGRVNLGVGTLATARRPAKLALRPLMQHYADQRREDFQLDGELRLPTSAMLPMGGAVSNVAGPNWALVGDAAACVNPLNGEGIDYGLETGRLLAEVLDEDLATVWPQLLRDHYGEAFSIARRLGLVATNPRIVAALGPAGMRSDWLMTLALRWMGNLVTDEDRDRAARVWRWAGRRSVRLDHRPPFS